The following proteins come from a genomic window of Trifolium pratense cultivar HEN17-A07 linkage group LG4, ARS_RC_1.1, whole genome shotgun sequence:
- the LOC123922432 gene encoding polygalacturonase-like, which produces MNSQLSITTIALLLLLLLLASNVTAQPGVFNIRKYGAPNGDITNYKFVCFSYSLVFLFVKALKSAWKDACASSSPSKVVVPSGWYKLQQIDLEGPCNAPIEVRVHGKILAPKNPYHLNGQDQWVRFQYINFFTLSGRGTFDGQGEMAWTQNDCGRNTNCNRHAMNFGFAFLNNSIIQDINSKDSKYFHANVFGCNNVTFRNFNINAPETSPNTDGIHIGRSTKVQIINSKIGTGDDCISLGDGSRQITIRNVTCGPGHGISVGSLGRYPNEEPVVDLTVKNCTLNNTDNGVRIKTWPGTSVVSIASHLHFEDIIMVNVTNPIIIDQEYCPWNQCSKKSPSQIKIRKVLFKNIRGTSATQEGVALVCSRGVPCEAIVLSDIDLSFNGSKAIAKCANVKPTIRRKAPICMVPHV; this is translated from the exons atgaatagtCAATTGAGTATTACCACAATAgctttgttgttgttattattattattagcttCCAATGTCACTGCTCAACCTGGAGTTTtcaatataagaaaatatggtGCACCTAATGGAGATATAACCAAT tacaaatttgtttgtttttcatattctctcgtttttctttttgtaaagGCTTTGAAGAGTGCTTGGAAAGATGCTTGTGCATCATCAAGTCCAAGTAAAGTTGTGGTTCCTAGTGGTTGGTACAAGTTGCAACAAATAGATCTTGAAGGACCATGTAATGCTCCAATTGAGGTTCGAGTTCATGGAAAAATTCTAGCACCAAAAAATCCTTACCACCTCAATGGACAAGATCAATGGGTTAGATTTCAATATATTAATTTCTTTACCTTATCTGGTAGAGGAACTTTTGATGGCCAAGGTGAAATGGCTTGGACGCAAAATGATTGTGGTAGAAATACAAATTGCAATAGGCATGCCATG AATTTCGGTTTTGCATTCCTCAACAATTCAATTATCCAAGACATAAACTCAAAAGACAGCAAATACTTTCACGCCAATGTTTTCGGGTGCAACAATGTAACATTTAGAAATTTCAACATCAATGCACCTGAAACTAGTCCAAACACCGATGGAATTCACATTGGAAGATCAACTAAAGTGCAAATCATCAACTCTAAAATTGGCACTGGTGATGATTGTATCTCTTTAGGAGATGGTAGCAGACAAATCACGATTCGAAACGTGACATGTGGTCCGGGACATGGTATTAGTGTTGGAAGTCTAGGAAGATATCCAAATGAAGAACCTGTTGTGGATCTTACTGTAAAAAATTGCACACTAAATAACACAGATAATGGTGTAAGGATCAAAACATGGCCTGGTACCTCAGTAGTTTCTATCGCATCTCATTTGCATTTTGAAGATATCATAATGGTTAATGTCACCAACCCGATTATTATTGATCAAGAGTATTGTCCATGGAACCAGTGCTCAAAAAAG AGTCCATCACAAATTAAGATAAGAAAAGTGCTCTTCAAGAACATTAGAGGAACTTCTGCAACACAAGAAGGAGTGGCTTTGGTTTGTAGTCGTGGTGTGCCATGTGAAGCTATTGTACTTAGTGACATAGATTTAAGTTTCAATGGGTCTAAAGCAATTGCTAAATGTGCTAATGTAAAACCCACAATTCGAAGAAAAGCACCCATTTGTATGGTTCCACATGTATAG